The Thermonema lapsum genome window below encodes:
- the gldA gene encoding gliding motility-associated ABC transporter ATP-binding subunit GldA, with amino-acid sequence MSVVVEHLSKLYGAQRAVDDISFEAQSGQIVGFLGPNGAGKSTTMKIICGYLTPNAGSAKVCGYDVRTHSIEVRRRIGYLPEHNPLYTDMYVKEFLRFTGHIHGIRGRTLRHRIEEMISLCGLEREQHKKIGALSKGYRQRVGLAQALMHDPPVLILDEPTSGLDPNQITEIRQVIKEAATNKTIIFSTHILQEVEMLCDRVLIINRGRLVADAPIAQLRRMAQQQVLRVEFGHAVESTRLKNLPGVQTVEQESAWVYRISCHDSDILRPALLALIQQEAWNMLSLQNENNRLEDIFRQLTQNSKEAN; translated from the coding sequence ATGTCAGTAGTTGTAGAGCATTTGAGTAAGTTGTATGGCGCGCAACGTGCCGTAGATGATATTTCATTTGAAGCACAAAGCGGGCAAATCGTGGGTTTTTTAGGACCCAACGGCGCAGGAAAGTCCACTACCATGAAAATCATTTGTGGTTATTTGACGCCCAATGCGGGCAGTGCCAAGGTGTGCGGCTACGACGTGCGCACCCACAGCATAGAGGTACGACGCCGCATAGGCTACCTTCCCGAACACAACCCGCTCTATACTGATATGTACGTGAAGGAGTTTTTGCGCTTCACCGGGCACATTCATGGCATCAGGGGCAGGACACTGCGCCACCGCATCGAGGAGATGATAAGCCTCTGCGGACTGGAACGCGAACAGCATAAAAAGATAGGGGCGCTGTCGAAAGGTTATCGCCAACGGGTAGGTTTAGCTCAAGCGCTCATGCACGACCCGCCCGTGCTCATCCTCGATGAGCCCACTTCGGGCTTGGACCCCAACCAAATCACCGAAATCAGACAGGTAATCAAAGAAGCCGCTACCAATAAAACCATTATTTTTTCTACCCATATTTTACAAGAGGTAGAGATGCTCTGCGACCGTGTACTCATCATCAACCGTGGGCGGTTGGTTGCCGATGCCCCCATTGCCCAGTTGCGCCGCATGGCACAGCAGCAGGTGTTACGTGTGGAGTTTGGGCATGCCGTGGAAAGCACTCGCCTGAAAAACCTGCCCGGCGTGCAAACGGTAGAGCAAGAATCGGCTTGGGTCTATCGTATCAGCTGCCACGACAGCGACATTTTGCGTCCGGCACTGCTTGCCCTCATTCAGCAAGAAGCATGGAATATGCTTAGTCTTCAAAACGAAAACAACCGCTTGGAAGACATCTTCCGCCAACTCACCCAAAACAGCAAGGAAGCGAATTAA
- the gldF gene encoding gliding motility-associated ABC transporter permease subunit GldF produces the protein MLTIFLREISAFLNSLIAYIVMAAFLTAMGLLLWVFPDTNVLDYGFADMSTFFYFAPYVFMFLIPAITMRSFAEEKRNGTIELLLTKPLREWEIILGKFFAAWALVLLTLLPTWVYYYSLDVLGTVPIRSPQGEVLLSENIDSAGIFASYVGLLLLGGVFCAIGLLGSSLSRDQITAFVIGVFLCFTLFIGFSSIAKIRETADWAFYIMQLGIDYHYYGMSKGLIDLRSAVYLLSVATLMLLFTKLIINSRKW, from the coding sequence ATGCTCACTATTTTTCTGCGTGAAATAAGCGCTTTTCTCAACAGCCTAATAGCCTATATCGTCATGGCGGCTTTCCTTACTGCCATGGGCTTGTTGCTTTGGGTTTTTCCCGATACCAACGTACTGGACTATGGCTTTGCCGACATGAGCACTTTTTTTTATTTTGCCCCCTATGTATTCATGTTTTTGATTCCGGCTATCACCATGCGCTCCTTTGCCGAAGAGAAACGCAACGGTACTATAGAACTTCTGCTTACCAAGCCCTTGCGCGAATGGGAAATTATTTTGGGTAAGTTTTTTGCCGCATGGGCGTTGGTGCTGCTTACCCTGCTGCCCACATGGGTGTATTACTACAGTCTGGATGTGTTGGGCACCGTACCTATTCGCTCGCCACAGGGCGAAGTGCTGCTCTCCGAAAACATAGATTCTGCTGGTATCTTTGCTTCGTACGTAGGTTTGCTGTTGCTGGGCGGCGTCTTTTGTGCCATCGGGCTGCTGGGCTCTTCCCTAAGCCGCGACCAAATCACAGCCTTCGTCATTGGTGTCTTTCTTTGTTTTACGCTCTTTATCGGCTTCTCTTCGATTGCCAAAATACGCGAAACCGCCGACTGGGCATTTTATATTATGCAACTGGGCATTGATTATCATTACTACGGCATGAGCAAAGGACTCATAGACCTGCGCAGTGCGGTGTATCTGTTGTCGGTAGCGACACTCATGCTGCTTTTCACCAAACTAATCATAAACAGCAGAAAATGGTAA
- a CDS encoding VIT1/CCC1 transporter family protein, with protein MVNDSSKHVESQLHRSEGSQWRNYIAEFVYGGIDGSITTFAVVAGAAGAHLDSPIVIILGLANLIADGFSMSVGAYLAAKTEQEEYKKHESIEYWEIEHLPEREKEEVREIYRQKGFEEPLLSQVVEVITANKKRWVDVMMKEELGMVKDERSPFALGLSTFIAFLLVGSIPLLVYLWDWLVGDTSLPLFPVSCVATGIAFVVVGYMKAYVNHSSKLKAIAETLLLGTSAAVLSYIVGHYLEKWLA; from the coding sequence ATGGTAAACGACAGCTCGAAACATGTAGAGTCTCAATTACATCGAAGCGAGGGCAGCCAATGGCGCAATTATATTGCCGAGTTCGTATATGGCGGCATTGACGGCAGCATCACTACCTTTGCAGTAGTTGCCGGGGCTGCTGGCGCACACCTCGACAGCCCGATAGTGATTATCTTAGGCTTGGCTAACCTGATTGCCGACGGTTTCTCCATGTCGGTAGGTGCCTATCTGGCTGCCAAAACAGAGCAAGAAGAGTACAAAAAACACGAAAGCATAGAGTATTGGGAAATAGAACATCTACCGGAGCGAGAAAAGGAAGAAGTGCGCGAAATATATCGCCAAAAGGGCTTCGAAGAACCACTCTTGAGTCAAGTAGTAGAGGTCATCACAGCAAACAAAAAGCGTTGGGTAGATGTGATGATGAAAGAAGAGTTGGGTATGGTCAAAGATGAACGCTCACCCTTTGCATTGGGGCTTTCTACTTTCATCGCTTTTCTGCTGGTGGGGTCTATTCCGTTGCTGGTGTATTTATGGGACTGGCTGGTAGGCGACACTTCCCTCCCACTCTTTCCTGTATCGTGCGTGGCTACGGGGATAGCTTTTGTGGTGGTGGGTTATATGAAAGCCTATGTAAACCACAGCTCCAAGCTCAAAGCAATTGCCGAAACCTTATTGCTGGGCACTTCGGCAGCTGTTTTGTCCTATATAGTGGGGCATTATCTGGAAAAGTGGTTGGCTTAA
- a CDS encoding peptidylprolyl isomerase: MAIISKIRQRAGVAIILIALGLALFLVGGDILQSGGFRGGNDPVVGEIDGKEITYTEFNRYLEPLKANFVMQAGRQPDEQTMQMLREQAWQMIVFEKVYLPEIEKLGLGVGKEELRAMFMGDSLFLHPQVLASFRDSTGKFSRQLVEQYLQFVKQSPQMAAQWRNFEESLKQDRLQTKYRNMMQYSVYATTWEGKREYEAQNSRVEVNYVFVPYTSLPDSVVKVTDADLERYVNQYRERFPAEDAVSLEYVVFEVKPSREDSLALQQELRELAKTLAVAKDDSLLVMRESDTQAQYGWYSPNAIPDGVFSEERPLMKGGIYGPFLQDNRYMLVKVIDVKEDSVEYVRAAHILFRPVSDKAEDKADAKRRAEEVLQKLKAGEDFAKMARIYGSDGTAAKGGDLGWFGRNVMVEPFEKAVFAADKPGLLPSLVETEFGYHIVKITHPKTNKKYKIATVDRTLSPGQGAYNEAYEKAQIFLSEVSNVQDFRKKVEESPTLVLQTAARLTPSARAIAGVNNAREMIRWAFKEETPVGKSPSLFELPEENKVVVAIVTERYSQDKLDINYYRDILTAEVTKEKKGEYILNKMKELKAASKTLNEIATAYGNITVNTATVALNAISIGITGFNPSAVGRAFGLKKAGDRTEPFAAESGVFVMQLVNRQDAAEIADYSQYKKQVAERQKGSVAFFIDQALRKIYEVKDYRAKYF, encoded by the coding sequence ATGGCTATAATTAGCAAGATTAGACAACGTGCCGGCGTCGCCATTATTCTCATAGCTTTAGGGCTTGCCTTGTTTTTGGTTGGCGGCGACATTTTACAGTCCGGAGGTTTTCGAGGGGGCAACGACCCCGTAGTAGGCGAAATAGACGGTAAAGAGATTACCTACACTGAATTTAACCGTTATTTGGAACCCCTCAAAGCCAACTTTGTCATGCAGGCGGGGCGCCAGCCCGATGAGCAGACCATGCAAATGCTGCGTGAACAAGCATGGCAGATGATTGTTTTTGAGAAAGTATATCTGCCCGAAATCGAAAAGCTGGGTTTGGGCGTAGGCAAAGAAGAGCTGCGTGCCATGTTTATGGGAGACTCTCTCTTCTTGCATCCGCAGGTGTTGGCTTCCTTTCGCGACAGCACCGGCAAGTTTAGCCGCCAGTTGGTGGAGCAGTACTTGCAGTTTGTAAAGCAAAGCCCACAGATGGCAGCCCAGTGGCGCAATTTCGAAGAAAGCCTCAAACAAGACCGTCTGCAGACCAAGTACCGCAACATGATGCAATACTCGGTGTATGCCACCACTTGGGAAGGCAAGCGTGAGTATGAAGCACAAAACAGTCGGGTAGAAGTGAACTACGTATTTGTGCCCTATACTTCTTTGCCTGACTCAGTGGTGAAAGTAACCGATGCCGACCTTGAGCGCTACGTGAATCAATACCGTGAGCGTTTCCCCGCCGAAGATGCTGTGTCGCTCGAATACGTGGTTTTTGAGGTAAAGCCTTCGCGTGAAGACTCTTTGGCATTGCAACAAGAGCTGCGCGAATTGGCAAAAACCTTGGCAGTAGCCAAAGACGATTCTTTGTTGGTGATGCGCGAAAGCGACACCCAAGCGCAATATGGCTGGTATTCGCCCAATGCAATTCCTGACGGTGTGTTTTCCGAAGAGCGTCCGCTTATGAAAGGCGGTATTTATGGTCCTTTCTTGCAAGACAACCGCTATATGCTGGTGAAGGTGATTGACGTGAAAGAAGACAGTGTGGAATATGTGCGTGCTGCTCATATTCTTTTCCGCCCCGTCAGCGACAAAGCCGAGGATAAAGCCGATGCCAAGCGTCGTGCCGAAGAAGTGCTGCAAAAACTGAAAGCAGGTGAAGACTTTGCCAAGATGGCGCGCATCTATGGCAGCGATGGTACTGCCGCCAAAGGGGGCGACTTAGGCTGGTTTGGACGTAATGTCATGGTGGAGCCCTTCGAAAAAGCAGTCTTTGCTGCCGATAAACCCGGTTTGTTGCCTTCTTTGGTAGAAACGGAGTTTGGCTATCATATCGTAAAGATTACTCACCCCAAAACCAACAAAAAGTACAAGATTGCCACCGTTGACCGTACCTTGTCTCCTGGGCAAGGGGCATACAATGAGGCTTATGAGAAAGCACAAATATTCTTATCGGAAGTGAGCAACGTGCAGGATTTCCGTAAAAAAGTGGAAGAAAGCCCCACTTTGGTATTGCAGACTGCCGCGCGCTTGACGCCCTCTGCCCGTGCTATTGCTGGTGTGAACAATGCGCGCGAGATGATTCGTTGGGCTTTCAAAGAAGAAACCCCCGTAGGCAAATCCCCGTCGCTCTTTGAATTGCCCGAAGAAAACAAGGTAGTGGTAGCCATCGTAACCGAGCGTTACAGCCAAGACAAATTGGACATCAACTACTACCGCGACATATTGACCGCCGAGGTAACCAAAGAAAAGAAAGGCGAGTATATCCTCAATAAAATGAAGGAACTCAAGGCAGCATCTAAAACACTGAATGAAATAGCCACTGCCTACGGCAATATAACTGTAAACACAGCTACCGTGGCTTTGAATGCCATTTCTATAGGAATCACCGGCTTCAACCCCTCGGCAGTGGGGCGTGCTTTCGGTTTGAAAAAAGCCGGCGACCGCACCGAGCCTTTTGCTGCCGAATCTGGTGTGTTTGTCATGCAACTGGTAAACAGGCAAGACGCCGCCGAAATAGCCGACTATTCGCAGTACAAGAAGCAAGTGGCAGAGCGTCAAAAAGGTTCTGTCGCCTTCTTTATAGACCAAGCGCTGCGTAAAATCTATGAAGTGAAGGATTATCGCGCCAAGTACTTCTAA
- a CDS encoding NAD(P)-binding domain-containing protein — protein sequence MSPPKSVAIVGCGWLGEALAVHCLKQGVEQVKGSSRHSERASQLQQQGIDTQVIDLPASRSHDLQQFLAADVCVFSLSPSTPGYIEALTQTCMHLPTGARLILLSATSVYPDCNNEVDEDTFIDAHNTNNPTQWQAERLVQRLVSSALIVRLGGLMGYNRFLLKYFLNKESITGADTPVNHIHRDDAVHILFRLMASDVEKGTFNAVAPMHPLKKEVLEAQARRLGITLPPQVAPYKQAFKKVIPKRLLQTLDYQFIYPNPTDFPFDLP from the coding sequence ATGAGCCCTCCCAAAAGCGTTGCTATTGTAGGTTGTGGCTGGTTGGGCGAAGCCCTTGCTGTCCATTGCCTGAAACAAGGCGTGGAGCAAGTAAAAGGCAGCAGCCGACACAGCGAACGCGCAAGCCAGCTGCAGCAACAAGGCATAGACACTCAAGTAATAGACCTGCCTGCTTCTCGTAGCCATGATTTGCAACAGTTCTTAGCTGCCGATGTATGCGTATTTAGCCTTTCGCCAAGCACCCCCGGCTATATCGAGGCACTGACACAAACATGCATGCACCTTCCTACTGGAGCGCGCCTTATCCTACTGAGTGCTACCTCTGTATATCCTGACTGCAACAACGAAGTGGACGAAGACACCTTCATAGATGCCCACAACACAAATAACCCCACACAATGGCAAGCCGAGAGGCTGGTACAAAGGCTGGTCTCTTCTGCCTTGATTGTGCGCTTGGGCGGACTCATGGGGTACAACCGTTTTCTGCTGAAGTATTTCCTGAACAAAGAAAGCATCACGGGCGCCGACACCCCCGTAAACCACATTCACCGCGACGACGCAGTGCATATTCTTTTCCGACTTATGGCAAGTGATGTTGAAAAAGGCACTTTCAATGCGGTAGCCCCTATGCATCCACTCAAGAAAGAGGTGCTGGAAGCACAAGCCCGGCGGCTGGGCATCACCTTGCCGCCACAAGTGGCTCCATACAAGCAAGCATTCAAAAAAGTGATTCCCAAGCGTCTTTTGCAAACGCTTGACTATCAGTTTATCTACCCCAACCCCACAGACTTTCCCTTTGACCTGCCCTAA
- a CDS encoding DUF4221 family protein produces MKIFYPLLALGLWLLLQSCDSKQEALTDASSSTLTLTLTLSDTIYLPLDESTSLSNRLGSTPFYLPEEDKTYFIHTPTSKNTIQVYDIEKASLALEIPYQVTGPDGIKMPAYYTPIAKDSFFIGNHLTNTYALINKEGKVLKRFRWQDKQRIDPFFAGIRHKQQLIFLLSPDYHTLYQFNYTNSAPLKYDSLLLTLDLRTGERKKYFTWPKKYQKYNFLHTDSNNSICRGPGDTLVLSLAASHELYLFDLNHLEAGPIGTVMAKSSMVKLTPMPKGMNPVDASYESSMYGRIIYDPYRKLYYRIGYTLPIKGKMLKSVIPGLQRPKKDVVVLTLDSHFNVIGEDRIDGALIFMGFVTPQGLVFKENYVNQETAPQDAFRFFVFTPKKKE; encoded by the coding sequence ATGAAAATTTTCTACCCTCTATTAGCACTTGGACTTTGGCTACTGCTTCAATCCTGCGATTCAAAACAAGAGGCGCTCACAGATGCCTCTTCCTCTACCTTGACCTTGACCTTGACCCTCAGCGACACCATTTACCTACCCCTCGATGAGTCAACCAGCCTTTCTAATAGATTAGGCAGCACACCGTTTTATCTGCCCGAAGAAGATAAAACATACTTCATACACACGCCAACAAGCAAAAACACCATTCAAGTCTATGACATTGAAAAAGCATCGCTTGCTTTGGAAATCCCTTATCAAGTAACAGGACCCGACGGCATCAAAATGCCCGCTTATTATACCCCCATTGCCAAAGACTCTTTTTTCATTGGTAACCACTTAACCAATACTTACGCACTCATCAACAAAGAAGGCAAAGTACTCAAACGCTTTCGATGGCAAGACAAACAGCGCATCGACCCTTTTTTTGCAGGGATTAGGCATAAGCAACAGCTCATTTTTCTATTATCCCCAGACTACCATACACTATACCAATTCAACTACACCAATAGCGCCCCGCTAAAGTACGACTCCCTACTACTCACCTTAGACTTACGCACAGGTGAACGAAAAAAGTATTTCACTTGGCCCAAGAAATACCAAAAATATAACTTTCTGCATACCGATTCTAATAATAGCATATGCCGAGGTCCCGGCGACACCCTCGTGCTTAGCCTCGCAGCTTCCCATGAACTCTACCTCTTCGACCTGAACCACCTCGAAGCCGGACCCATTGGCACCGTCATGGCAAAAAGCTCAATGGTCAAACTGACTCCCATGCCTAAAGGCATGAATCCTGTCGATGCAAGTTATGAATCATCTATGTACGGTCGTATTATATACGACCCTTACCGTAAACTTTACTACCGAATAGGTTACACCCTACCCATCAAGGGTAAAATGCTTAAAAGTGTAATCCCTGGATTGCAACGACCCAAAAAAGATGTGGTAGTCCTTACCTTAGACAGCCATTTCAATGTGATAGGCGAAGACCGTATTGACGGCGCTCTCATCTTCATGGGATTTGTTACACCACAGGGGCTCGTTTTCAAGGAAAATTATGTCAACCAAGAAACCGCACCCCAAGATGCTTTCCGCTTCTTTGTCTTCACACCCAAAAAGAAAGAGTAA
- a CDS encoding efflux RND transporter periplasmic adaptor subunit → MKVKVLHLLIGGVLMQTSGGCSQSKSEAETTKPASNIQVEASALAATPVTIALAQQKTFVFRIRLQGKIKAANMAELRFKNSGYLANVLVRNGQAVTKNALLAQLADDEWQLTLRSAEARRAKAYEDYIKELVDYGGDPRAPHGGIDSLLHERIRTRTGLRTAEIEVAQAKLALHNARLYSPFAGVVADLKQTGTGNYITSSEVFCRLYDPSTLYLEAEVPESEAAYLRPGLYARVMPLSTPERHYSARLGEINPLVNERGMLQLRLHLPQAQALLPGMHAEAILEVPSHTTLCIPKEAVVVRSGKKVVFTLSNDGLAEWHYVQTGAENDREIEITEGLQPGQWVIVSNNLQLDNESPVSVQDTLRVEP, encoded by the coding sequence ATGAAAGTAAAAGTACTCCATCTGCTTATTGGGGGTGTGCTGATGCAGACAAGCGGCGGCTGCAGCCAAAGCAAAAGTGAGGCAGAGACCACGAAGCCCGCAAGCAACATACAGGTGGAAGCCTCTGCTCTCGCTGCCACTCCCGTAACCATCGCCCTCGCTCAACAAAAAACCTTCGTCTTCCGGATACGTCTGCAGGGTAAGATTAAAGCTGCCAATATGGCAGAGCTACGCTTCAAAAACAGTGGCTACTTAGCAAATGTTTTGGTGCGTAATGGGCAAGCTGTAACAAAAAACGCGCTGTTGGCACAACTTGCCGATGACGAATGGCAGCTCACCCTGCGCAGTGCCGAAGCAAGGCGCGCCAAAGCTTATGAAGACTATATCAAAGAGCTGGTCGATTATGGAGGCGACCCGCGTGCCCCCCATGGTGGCATCGACTCCCTGCTTCACGAACGCATACGTACACGCACCGGCTTACGCACTGCCGAGATAGAGGTAGCCCAAGCCAAACTTGCCTTGCACAATGCACGCCTCTATAGCCCCTTTGCCGGCGTGGTGGCAGACCTCAAACAAACAGGTACGGGCAACTACATCACAAGCAGCGAGGTCTTTTGCCGACTCTACGACCCCTCTACCCTCTACTTGGAAGCCGAAGTGCCCGAAAGCGAAGCGGCATACCTGCGTCCCGGGCTTTACGCCCGCGTGATGCCTCTTTCCACACCGGAGCGGCACTACAGCGCCCGTCTCGGTGAAATCAATCCCTTGGTGAACGAACGGGGCATGCTGCAATTGCGGCTGCACTTACCCCAAGCGCAAGCACTGCTGCCCGGCATGCATGCGGAAGCTATCTTGGAGGTACCCTCACACACCACCCTCTGCATACCCAAAGAAGCGGTGGTAGTCCGTAGCGGCAAAAAGGTAGTCTTTACCCTTAGCAACGACGGCTTAGCCGAGTGGCATTATGTGCAAACCGGTGCCGAAAACGACCGAGAAATAGAAATTACCGAAGGTCTGCAACCCGGTCAGTGGGTCATCGTGTCGAACAATCTGCAGCTGGACAACGAGTCGCCTGTAAGCGTGCAGGACACCCTGCGTGTAGAGCCATAA